From Alcaligenes faecalis, the proteins below share one genomic window:
- a CDS encoding tartrate dehydrogenase, which yields MSKVHRIAVIAGDGIGKEVMPEGLRILEVAARRHAINFDWKVLDWSSDYYQKHGTMMPSDWKAQLMDTEAIFFGAMGWPDLVPDHVSLWESLFKFRREFDQYINLRPVRLMPGVRSPLAGREPGDIDFFIVRENTEGEYSNSGGIMFEGTQREVVIQESVFTRTGTDRVLKFAFELAKKRGKHVTAATKSNGISISMPWWDSRVAAMGEQYPDVKWDKYHIDILCAHFVQHPDWFDVVVASNLFGDILSDLGPACTGTIGIAPSANLNPERVFPSLFEPVHGSAPDIYGKGIANPVGQIWSGALMLDFLGYPQAAAEVVQAIEQVLANGPRTPDLGGQASTAEVGAAVAQVLEAMA from the coding sequence ATGAGTAAAGTTCATCGTATTGCCGTGATCGCGGGAGATGGGATCGGCAAGGAAGTCATGCCCGAAGGGCTGCGTATTCTGGAAGTGGCCGCTCGCCGTCACGCCATCAATTTTGATTGGAAAGTGCTGGACTGGAGCTCGGACTACTATCAGAAGCACGGCACCATGATGCCCTCGGACTGGAAAGCCCAACTGATGGATACCGAGGCCATTTTCTTTGGGGCCATGGGCTGGCCCGATCTGGTGCCTGACCACGTTTCGCTGTGGGAGTCCCTGTTCAAGTTCCGTCGTGAGTTCGATCAGTACATCAACTTGCGTCCCGTGCGTTTGATGCCCGGCGTGCGTTCGCCACTGGCAGGTCGTGAGCCCGGTGATATTGATTTCTTCATCGTGCGCGAGAATACCGAAGGCGAGTACTCCAATAGCGGCGGCATCATGTTTGAAGGCACGCAGCGCGAAGTGGTGATTCAGGAAAGCGTCTTTACCCGCACCGGTACAGACCGTGTCTTGAAGTTCGCTTTTGAGCTGGCTAAAAAGCGTGGCAAGCACGTTACCGCGGCGACCAAATCCAACGGTATCTCGATTTCCATGCCCTGGTGGGATTCCCGCGTGGCAGCCATGGGCGAGCAATACCCGGATGTGAAGTGGGACAAGTATCACATCGACATTCTGTGCGCGCACTTTGTGCAGCACCCGGACTGGTTCGACGTAGTCGTGGCTTCCAACCTGTTTGGCGATATCTTGTCCGATCTGGGTCCGGCATGTACTGGCACCATCGGTATTGCACCGTCGGCCAACCTGAACCCCGAACGTGTGTTCCCATCCCTGTTTGAGCCCGTGCACGGCTCGGCCCCGGATATCTACGGCAAGGGCATTGCCAACCCGGTCGGTCAGATCTGGAGCGGTGCCTTGATGCTGGATTTCCTGGGCTACCCGCAGGCCGCCGCCGAAGTGGTGCAAGCCATTGAACAGGTTTTGGCCAACGGCCCACGTACCCCTGATCTGGGCGGCCAGGCCAGCACCGCAGAAGTCGGTGCCGCCGTTGCCCAGGTTCTGGAAGCGATGGCCTAA
- a CDS encoding 2-hydroxyacid dehydrogenase, giving the protein MPTQLPHLVVATARPSETTRWADEFRKAYPHWKVDEFVPGQPSTGATYAVVWQPDTVLFKQEPNLRATFNLGAGVDAVAGTIPAEMPLYRLEDAGMAEQMAEYALYGVLRAVGRFQPYEEQAREGKWKAHRPIDRRQWPVAVLGLGAIGSKIAKVIASLGYPVHGWSRRLHEADFPCYAGEQGLKECVSASRILVNALPLTPQTEGLINRDVLSNLQPGGYLINVARGGHLVDADVLEALKSGHLSGALLDAFTQEPLPADHPYWGIPSVMITPHISGITVRELALEQIGSRIELLQEGKPASGRVNHSQGY; this is encoded by the coding sequence ATGCCCACGCAACTGCCACATCTTGTTGTTGCTACCGCACGGCCATCTGAAACCACACGGTGGGCGGACGAATTCCGCAAAGCTTATCCTCACTGGAAAGTCGACGAGTTCGTACCGGGCCAGCCCAGCACCGGGGCGACCTATGCCGTGGTCTGGCAGCCGGACACGGTCTTGTTCAAGCAGGAGCCCAATCTGCGCGCCACCTTTAACCTGGGGGCGGGCGTGGATGCGGTGGCAGGGACAATCCCGGCCGAAATGCCTTTGTACCGCCTGGAAGACGCGGGCATGGCCGAGCAAATGGCCGAATATGCCTTGTATGGTGTGCTGCGTGCCGTGGGCCGTTTTCAGCCATACGAAGAACAGGCGCGTGAAGGCAAATGGAAAGCGCATCGCCCGATTGACCGCCGTCAGTGGCCGGTAGCTGTGCTGGGTCTGGGTGCGATTGGCAGCAAGATTGCCAAGGTCATTGCCAGTCTGGGTTATCCCGTGCATGGCTGGTCGCGTCGGTTGCACGAGGCTGACTTCCCTTGTTATGCCGGTGAGCAGGGCCTGAAAGAGTGCGTATCTGCCAGTCGTATCCTGGTTAATGCTTTGCCATTGACTCCGCAAACCGAGGGCTTGATCAATCGCGATGTATTGTCGAATTTGCAGCCTGGCGGTTATCTGATCAACGTGGCTCGTGGTGGTCACCTGGTTGATGCCGATGTGCTGGAGGCTCTCAAGAGCGGCCATCTGTCAGGTGCTTTGCTGGATGCTTTCACCCAGGAGCCGCTGCCAGCAGACCATCCGTATTGGGGCATTCCTTCCGTGATGATTACGCCGCACATTTCGGGCATCACTGTGCGAGAGCTGGCGCTGGAGCAAATCGGTTCGCGTATCGAGCTTTTGCAAGAAGGCAAACCGGCGTCCGGGCGAGTCAATCACAGCCAGGGCTATTAA
- a CDS encoding helicase HerA-like domain-containing protein, protein MADPILLAQNSNTPIYLLPALANRHGCITGATGTGKTVTLQVLAEAFSRQGTPVFLADAKGDLSGISQAAQPNPKLQERLQKLGLPEPAWGANPVTFWDIFGEQGHPVRATISDMGPLLLAQILELNDTQEGILNILFRVADDEGQLILDLKDLRALLQDISDRAAELRGQYGNIAAASVGAIQRALLRLETQGADRFFGEPALDVMDWIRTDSAGRGMINVLAADKLMQSPRLYAVFLLWMLADLYERLPEVGDLDKPRLVFFFDEAHLLFTGAPKALLEKVEQVVRLIRSKGVGIYFVTQNPLDIPDTVLGQLGNRVQHALRAFTPRDQKAVKTAAQTMRPNPGLDIEAAITELGVGEALVSMLDAKGIPTPTERAWLVAPGSRIGPATDAERQTVRQASLFGLKYDQAIDRESAYEVLAKKATDAAANGAAGATQAGGSAAAKDDGLMGVVNDFLFGSTGPRGGKKDGLVQSMIKTETKRAATKVLRGVLGSLFGGKR, encoded by the coding sequence ATGGCCGATCCAATTTTGCTTGCTCAGAACAGCAATACTCCCATTTACCTGTTGCCAGCGCTGGCCAACCGGCATGGTTGTATTACGGGTGCCACAGGAACGGGTAAAACCGTCACCTTGCAGGTGCTGGCCGAAGCGTTTTCCCGCCAGGGAACCCCGGTGTTTCTGGCTGATGCCAAGGGAGACCTGAGCGGAATTTCCCAGGCTGCCCAGCCCAATCCCAAACTGCAGGAGCGTCTGCAAAAACTGGGTCTGCCTGAACCGGCCTGGGGCGCAAACCCGGTCACCTTCTGGGATATTTTCGGCGAGCAGGGCCACCCGGTCCGCGCCACCATCTCCGACATGGGGCCCTTGTTGCTGGCCCAGATTCTGGAGCTGAATGACACCCAGGAAGGGATTCTGAACATTCTTTTCCGTGTGGCAGACGATGAAGGCCAGCTGATTCTGGATCTGAAGGATTTGCGTGCCTTGCTGCAGGACATATCGGATCGTGCGGCCGAACTGCGTGGCCAGTACGGCAATATTGCCGCCGCCAGTGTGGGAGCCATTCAGCGAGCCTTGCTGCGCCTGGAAACGCAAGGGGCGGATCGCTTCTTTGGTGAGCCGGCCCTGGATGTGATGGACTGGATTCGCACCGATTCGGCCGGGCGGGGCATGATCAATGTGCTGGCCGCCGACAAGCTGATGCAATCGCCCCGTTTGTACGCCGTGTTCCTGTTGTGGATGCTGGCTGATCTGTACGAGCGTTTGCCGGAGGTGGGCGATCTGGACAAGCCGCGTCTGGTTTTCTTCTTTGACGAAGCCCACTTATTGTTTACAGGTGCACCCAAGGCACTGCTGGAAAAAGTGGAGCAGGTTGTACGCCTGATTCGCTCCAAAGGGGTGGGTATTTATTTCGTGACACAAAACCCGCTGGATATCCCTGACACCGTTCTGGGCCAGTTGGGTAACCGGGTTCAGCACGCCTTGCGCGCCTTTACGCCGCGCGATCAAAAAGCTGTCAAGACGGCGGCGCAAACCATGCGTCCCAATCCAGGTCTGGATATTGAAGCGGCCATTACGGAATTGGGTGTGGGTGAAGCCCTGGTGTCCATGCTGGATGCCAAGGGGATTCCCACGCCTACCGAGCGTGCCTGGCTGGTGGCGCCGGGTAGCCGGATTGGTCCCGCTACCGATGCGGAACGACAAACGGTACGACAAGCCTCCTTGTTTGGCTTGAAGTACGACCAAGCTATTGATCGTGAGTCCGCTTACGAAGTGCTGGCCAAAAAAGCGACGGATGCGGCCGCCAATGGCGCCGCGGGTGCCACTCAGGCGGGTGGCTCGGCGGCTGCCAAGGATGACGGCCTGATGGGCGTGGTGAATGACTTTCTATTTGGATCAACAGGGCCGCGGGGTGGCAAGAAAGACGGCTTGGTGCAAAGCATGATCAAAACCGAGACCAAACGGGCTGCCACCAAAGTGCTGCGTGGGGTGTTGGGTTCTTTATTTGGAGGGAAACGTTAA
- a CDS encoding YebC/PmpR family DNA-binding transcriptional regulator, which produces MAGHSKWANIQHRKGRQDAKRGKLWTKIIREVTVAARAGGPDPESNPRLRMAWDKATAANMPKDNILRAIQRGAGGADDANYEEIRYEGYGINGAAVIVDCMTDNRQRTVSDVRHAFTKNGGNLGLDGSVVFQFRHCGQFLFAPGTSEDTIMEIGLEAGADDIVTDEEGLIEVLCAPTDYPAVQAAFQAAGLTPEVEGVVMKALNETELSGDDAVKMQKLLDALEGLDDVQEVYTTAVMDEAE; this is translated from the coding sequence ATGGCCGGACATAGTAAATGGGCGAATATTCAGCACCGTAAAGGTCGTCAGGACGCAAAACGGGGCAAACTTTGGACCAAGATCATTCGTGAGGTCACCGTGGCCGCACGTGCCGGAGGGCCTGATCCCGAGTCCAACCCACGTTTGCGCATGGCCTGGGACAAGGCAACCGCGGCCAATATGCCCAAAGACAATATTCTGCGCGCCATCCAGCGCGGCGCAGGTGGGGCAGACGACGCCAACTACGAAGAAATCCGCTACGAAGGCTATGGCATCAACGGCGCTGCCGTGATTGTGGACTGCATGACCGACAACCGTCAGCGCACTGTCTCGGATGTGCGTCACGCCTTTACAAAAAATGGCGGTAATCTGGGCCTGGACGGCTCGGTCGTGTTTCAATTTCGCCACTGCGGTCAGTTTCTGTTCGCTCCCGGCACTTCGGAAGACACGATTATGGAAATCGGTCTGGAAGCCGGTGCCGACGATATCGTGACGGACGAAGAAGGTCTGATCGAAGTGCTGTGCGCTCCCACGGATTACCCGGCTGTGCAAGCCGCGTTCCAGGCAGCAGGCCTGACGCCCGAAGTGGAAGGCGTGGTCATGAAAGCCCTGAACGAGACCGAACTGAGCGGCGACGATGCCGTCAAAATGCAAAAACTTCTGGACGCACTGGAAGGCCTGGACGATGTCCAAGAGGTCTACACCACCGCCGTCATGGACGAAGCCGAATAA
- the purD gene encoding phosphoribosylamine--glycine ligase, with the protein MKLLVVGSGGREHALAWRLAQSARVQTVYVAPGNGGTARAERIENLAITDIQELIAFVKQEKIAFTVVGPEAPLAAGIVDAFRAAGLKIFGPTQAAAQLESSKDYAKAFMVRHNIPTAAYATFTDPEAAKDYIRQQGAPIVVKADGLAAGKGVIVATTLEEALGAIDDILGDGRFGAAGARVVVEECLTGEEASFIVMCDGKNVLPMATSQDHKRLKDGDQGPNTGGMGAYSPAPIVSPTLHNRIMREVIHPTMQGMAKEGLPYSGFLYAGVMIDDGPDATRPIKVLEFNCRMGDPETQPIMMRIKSDLTETFELALAGKLDEATIEWDRRTAIGVVLAAANYPEEPRTGDAITQFAKDTDECITFHAGTQMKEGTVVTTGGRVLCVTAMADSIRRAQEAAYEAISQTHFDGKQFRTDIGWRALPSSES; encoded by the coding sequence ATGAAGCTACTTGTTGTCGGCAGCGGCGGCCGTGAACACGCCTTGGCATGGCGCCTGGCCCAATCTGCACGCGTGCAGACTGTCTACGTTGCCCCTGGCAATGGCGGTACCGCGCGTGCCGAACGTATTGAAAACCTGGCGATCACCGATATCCAGGAACTGATTGCCTTTGTGAAGCAAGAAAAAATTGCCTTCACCGTCGTCGGCCCGGAAGCCCCTCTGGCCGCCGGCATTGTGGACGCCTTCCGTGCGGCCGGCCTGAAAATCTTTGGTCCCACCCAGGCTGCCGCGCAGCTGGAAAGCTCCAAGGACTACGCCAAGGCCTTCATGGTGCGTCACAACATCCCGACGGCCGCCTACGCGACCTTTACCGATCCGGAGGCCGCCAAGGATTACATCCGTCAGCAAGGCGCTCCCATTGTGGTCAAGGCCGATGGCCTGGCTGCTGGCAAGGGCGTGATTGTGGCCACCACGCTGGAAGAAGCACTGGGTGCCATTGACGACATTCTGGGCGATGGCCGCTTTGGCGCTGCCGGTGCCCGTGTGGTCGTGGAAGAATGCCTGACCGGCGAAGAAGCCAGCTTCATCGTTATGTGTGACGGCAAGAATGTGCTGCCCATGGCCACCAGCCAGGACCACAAACGCCTGAAAGACGGCGATCAGGGCCCGAACACCGGCGGCATGGGTGCCTACTCCCCCGCTCCTATCGTCAGCCCCACGCTGCACAACCGCATCATGCGCGAAGTCATTCACCCCACCATGCAAGGCATGGCCAAGGAGGGCTTGCCCTACTCCGGCTTTCTGTATGCTGGCGTGATGATTGACGATGGCCCGGACGCTACCCGCCCCATCAAGGTGCTGGAATTCAACTGCCGCATGGGCGACCCTGAAACCCAGCCCATCATGATGCGCATCAAGAGTGATCTGACCGAGACCTTCGAACTGGCTCTGGCCGGCAAGCTGGACGAGGCCACCATCGAATGGGATCGTCGTACCGCCATTGGCGTGGTACTGGCAGCGGCCAACTACCCCGAAGAGCCACGCACGGGTGATGCCATCACGCAATTTGCGAAAGACACCGACGAGTGCATCACCTTCCATGCAGGCACGCAGATGAAAGAGGGCACCGTGGTCACCACGGGTGGTCGTGTACTGTGTGTCACCGCCATGGCCGACTCCATCCGTCGCGCTCAGGAAGCCGCCTACGAGGCCATTTCCCAAACGCATTTCGACGGCAAGCAATTCCGTACCGATATCGGCTGGCGCGCTCTGCCCAGCAGTGAATCCTGA
- the hemF gene encoding oxygen-dependent coproporphyrinogen oxidase: protein MSLPIDTVQAYFRQLQSHIVDTLEQLDGTPFESDQWDRPEGGGGLSRLLENGPVFERAAVLFSHVKGHTLPPSASAHRPELAGRPWEAMGVSLVIHPRNPFVPTTHMNVRMFVAQAQTADQDDVFWFGGGLDLTPYYLHEDDARHFHQVCHDALAPHGADYYPRYKRWCDEYFYLKHRNETRGIGGIFYDDLNEPGFEASFALTRSVGNSFTDAYAPIVRARMDQEYTQAHRDFQAIRRGRYVEFNLVFDRGTLFGLQSGGRTESILLSMPPQANWRYNWSPEPGTPEAALAQYLVPREWI, encoded by the coding sequence ATGTCTTTACCCATTGATACCGTCCAGGCTTATTTCCGTCAGTTGCAAAGCCACATCGTGGACACTCTTGAGCAGCTGGATGGCACGCCTTTCGAGTCGGACCAGTGGGATCGTCCGGAAGGCGGTGGCGGTCTGTCCCGCCTGCTGGAGAACGGCCCCGTGTTCGAGCGGGCGGCCGTTCTGTTCAGCCATGTCAAAGGCCACACTCTGCCTCCGTCGGCCAGCGCCCACCGTCCCGAACTGGCCGGGCGCCCCTGGGAGGCCATGGGTGTTTCGCTGGTGATACACCCGCGCAATCCCTTTGTGCCCACCACGCACATGAACGTGCGCATGTTTGTGGCCCAGGCCCAGACAGCGGATCAAGACGATGTGTTCTGGTTTGGCGGCGGTCTGGACTTGACGCCCTACTACCTGCACGAAGACGATGCGCGCCACTTCCATCAGGTGTGCCACGATGCCCTGGCACCACACGGTGCGGATTACTACCCACGCTACAAGCGCTGGTGCGACGAGTATTTTTACCTGAAGCACCGCAACGAAACCCGTGGCATTGGCGGCATTTTCTACGACGATCTGAACGAGCCCGGCTTTGAGGCCAGCTTTGCCCTGACCCGCTCCGTGGGCAATTCCTTTACCGATGCCTATGCACCCATCGTGCGTGCCCGCATGGATCAGGAATACACCCAGGCGCATCGGGACTTCCAGGCCATACGTCGTGGCCGTTATGTGGAATTCAATCTGGTCTTTGACCGCGGCACCCTGTTTGGCCTGCAATCGGGTGGACGTACAGAATCCATCCTGCTGTCCATGCCCCCCCAGGCGAACTGGCGCTACAACTGGTCGCCCGAACCTGGCACTCCGGAAGCGGCGTTGGCGCAATACCTGGTGCCGCGCGAATGGATTTGA
- the nadD gene encoding nicotinate (nicotinamide) nucleotide adenylyltransferase: MDLKRVGLLGGSFDPIHKAHVALAVAAFEQLQLDQVQLLPAAQPWQRDALGASTQDRLAMAELAAQRHPGLQVNPVEIERGGPTYTIDTVRSLPAGSRYYWILGSDQLHNFCSWNDWQEILEYVELAVAQRPGSPVETPEALQQELSRLQRRLHQIDFLPMDISATQIRERVQRGDNITALVPEEVAQYIDKKRLYLSHPQARPV, translated from the coding sequence ATGGATTTGAAGCGAGTCGGGCTCTTGGGTGGCAGTTTCGACCCCATCCATAAAGCCCACGTAGCACTGGCTGTTGCCGCGTTCGAGCAACTGCAGCTGGACCAGGTTCAGCTGTTGCCCGCCGCCCAACCCTGGCAACGCGACGCTCTGGGTGCCAGCACCCAGGATCGTCTGGCCATGGCCGAACTGGCTGCACAACGCCACCCCGGCCTGCAGGTCAACCCCGTGGAGATCGAGCGCGGCGGCCCCACCTACACCATCGACACGGTGCGCAGCTTGCCTGCCGGGTCGCGGTACTACTGGATTTTAGGCAGCGACCAACTGCATAACTTTTGCAGCTGGAACGACTGGCAGGAAATTCTTGAATACGTCGAACTGGCTGTTGCCCAGCGCCCCGGCAGTCCTGTGGAAACGCCCGAGGCCTTGCAACAGGAACTGAGTCGACTTCAGCGCCGTTTACATCAGATCGACTTTCTGCCCATGGACATCTCGGCCACCCAAATTCGGGAGCGAGTGCAGCGCGGTGACAACATCACCGCCCTGGTCCCGGAAGAAGTCGCTCAATACATTGACAAAAAACGGCTCTATCTTTCCCACCCACAGGCGCGCCCTGTATAG
- the rsfS gene encoding ribosome silencing factor, whose amino-acid sequence MNIETLQRLVIDALEDVKAQDIKVFSTTHMTGLFDRVVIASGTSNRQTRALAQNVFDKARQNKVEVLAHEGEDTGEWVLLDLGDIVVHCMQPAIRQYYNLEELWGERPVEVELLPQSRQVPPAGFFASADEDED is encoded by the coding sequence ATGAATATAGAAACACTTCAACGACTCGTCATCGATGCCCTCGAGGACGTCAAAGCTCAAGACATCAAGGTCTTTAGCACTACCCACATGACCGGCCTGTTCGATCGTGTGGTCATCGCCAGTGGTACGTCCAACCGGCAAACCCGCGCTCTGGCCCAGAACGTGTTTGACAAGGCACGCCAAAACAAAGTCGAAGTCCTGGCCCATGAAGGCGAGGACACCGGCGAATGGGTGTTGCTGGACCTGGGTGACATTGTGGTGCATTGCATGCAGCCTGCCATCCGCCAGTACTACAACCTGGAAGAACTTTGGGGCGAGCGCCCTGTCGAAGTGGAACTGCTGCCGCAATCGCGCCAGGTTCCACCGGCTGGCTTTTTTGCCAGCGCCGACGAAGACGAAGACTAA
- the rlmH gene encoding 23S rRNA (pseudouridine(1915)-N(3))-methyltransferase RlmH, whose translation MKLIVIAVGQRMPDWVEQGWQEYARRMPQDCAIELREIKAEPRTSGKTPAQMMQAEAKRIEAAIPAQAMRIALDERGKDLTTVKLAQELERWRSSGQDIAILVGGPDGLDAALKQSCHGMLRLSSLTLPHPLVRIFLAEQLYRAWSVMTGHPYHRA comes from the coding sequence ATGAAACTCATTGTCATCGCGGTAGGTCAGCGCATGCCCGACTGGGTGGAACAAGGCTGGCAGGAATATGCACGTCGCATGCCTCAGGACTGCGCCATAGAACTGCGCGAAATCAAGGCCGAACCCCGTACCAGCGGCAAGACGCCCGCCCAAATGATGCAGGCCGAGGCCAAGCGCATTGAAGCAGCCATTCCCGCTCAAGCAATGCGCATCGCTCTGGACGAACGCGGCAAGGACCTGACCACTGTCAAGCTGGCCCAGGAACTGGAGCGTTGGCGCAGCAGCGGTCAGGATATTGCGATTCTGGTCGGAGGCCCGGACGGGCTGGATGCGGCCTTGAAGCAAAGCTGCCACGGCATGCTGCGCCTGTCTTCCCTGACGCTGCCCCACCCTCTGGTACGTATTTTTCTGGCCGAACAGCTGTATCGCGCCTGGTCCGTCATGACCGGGCATCCCTATCATCGCGCCTGA
- a CDS encoding Maf family protein: protein MPFQPIYLASASPRRHDLLNSIQITHEVLNVPSPPGEDEPRLEQEAVLDYVRRTARDKLLRALEWRAQNSSLDQERAILSADTTVCMGEDIFGKPADMADAARILRELSGRRHKVMTALSLGVGGVEFESISISEVSFKTLNEQEIAEYCASGEPMGKAGAYGIQGLGGAFISHLSGSYTGVMGLPVHETYRLLELANLKIRTPG from the coding sequence ATGCCTTTTCAGCCCATCTACCTGGCCTCTGCCAGCCCACGTCGCCACGACTTGCTCAACAGTATCCAGATCACGCATGAAGTCCTGAACGTGCCCAGCCCTCCGGGCGAGGATGAGCCGCGCCTGGAACAGGAAGCCGTGCTGGACTATGTCCGTCGCACGGCCCGCGACAAGCTGCTGCGCGCCCTGGAATGGCGAGCACAGAATAGTAGCCTGGATCAAGAACGCGCTATTTTGAGTGCCGACACCACGGTCTGCATGGGCGAAGACATTTTTGGTAAACCTGCTGATATGGCCGATGCCGCACGTATCTTGCGCGAGCTCTCGGGCCGCCGTCACAAAGTGATGACCGCCCTGTCATTGGGCGTGGGCGGGGTGGAATTTGAAAGCATCAGCATCAGCGAAGTCAGCTTCAAAACGCTGAACGAGCAGGAAATTGCAGAGTACTGTGCCAGTGGCGAGCCTATGGGCAAAGCGGGGGCCTATGGTATTCAGGGTCTGGGCGGCGCGTTCATCAGCCACTTGAGTGGCAGCTATACCGGCGTAATGGGCTTGCCCGTGCACGAAACCTACCGCTTGCTGGAACTGGCCAATCTGAAGATTCGCACACCCGGCTAA
- the dsbG gene encoding thiol:disulfide interchange protein DsbG, with translation MSLSSFSIRLALAGLLCTSTLAHAADRPAALKALEEQGLSIVGEFDAPGGLKAWGAYSGNRALAIYNLPDGQHMMVGTMIDANGEEVRPAGLDELVQPAIAKDMLGKLEKSRWIKDGDDKAPRVVYVFTDPNCPYCMQFWQMARPWVESGKVQLRHIMVGILAPSSSLKSAAILAAKDPTKALNEHSLAMLKDRSAGVKGLDSVPSDIEADLTRNEDLMMGWDLRATPAMVWQDEQGRIQMQTGASPDITERVFGPR, from the coding sequence ATGTCGCTTTCTTCTTTTTCGATTCGTCTTGCCTTGGCCGGTTTGCTATGTACCAGCACCCTTGCTCACGCCGCCGACCGCCCCGCTGCCCTGAAGGCTCTGGAAGAACAAGGGCTGTCCATTGTGGGCGAGTTTGATGCTCCCGGTGGCCTGAAAGCCTGGGGCGCATATAGCGGGAATCGGGCACTGGCCATCTACAACTTGCCCGATGGGCAACACATGATGGTGGGCACCATGATCGATGCCAATGGCGAAGAGGTGCGACCTGCCGGCCTGGACGAGCTGGTTCAACCGGCTATCGCCAAAGACATGCTGGGCAAGCTGGAAAAATCCCGCTGGATCAAGGATGGCGACGACAAGGCCCCTCGCGTGGTCTACGTCTTTACCGATCCAAACTGCCCGTACTGCATGCAATTCTGGCAAATGGCCCGCCCGTGGGTGGAGTCCGGCAAGGTACAGCTGCGTCACATCATGGTTGGCATCCTGGCCCCCAGCAGCAGCCTGAAATCCGCCGCCATCCTGGCCGCCAAGGATCCTACCAAGGCCTTGAACGAGCACTCTCTGGCCATGCTGAAAGACCGCAGCGCCGGTGTGAAAGGTCTGGACAGCGTGCCCAGCGACATCGAGGCCGACCTGACCCGCAATGAAGACCTGATGATGGGCTGGGATTTGCGTGCTACCCCCGCCATGGTCTGGCAGGATGAGCAGGGTCGCATCCAAATGCAGACCGGCGCTTCACCCGACATCACCGAACGCGTTTTTGGCCCACGTTAA